The Arachis hypogaea cultivar Tifrunner chromosome 19, arahy.Tifrunner.gnm2.J5K5, whole genome shotgun sequence genome has a window encoding:
- the LOC112777170 gene encoding tlg2p-like protein a gives MATRNRTLLFRKHRDALKSVRAPSSSSLPSTSSAGGRGGAAGPVIELVSTSLLNPNRSYAPLSTDDPGSSSKDLNLVTVGLPPAWVDVSEEISANVQRARTKMVELAKAHAKALMPSFGDGKEEQRAIESLTYEITDLIKRSEKRLQRLSAGGPSEDSNVRKNVQRSLATDLQNLSVELRKKQSTYLKRLRQQKEGPDGVDLEINMNGSKSTYEDDDLDNMIFNEHQMAKLKKTEAFTVEREKEIQQVVESVNELAQIMKDLSVLVIDQGTIVDRIDYNIQNVATTVEDGLKQLQKAERNQKKGGMVMCATVLLIMCLVMLVLLILKEIIL, from the exons ATGGCGACGAGGAATCGCACTCTCCTCTTCAGAAAGCACCGTGACGCATTGAAGAGCGTTCGCGCTCCTTCCTCCTCTTCCCTCCCCTCCACCTCCTCCGCCGGTGGCAGAGGGGGTGCCGCCGGACCCGTCATCGAATTGGTCAGCACGTCGCTCCTCAACCCTAATCGTTCTTACGCCCCTCTAAGCACCGACGATCCCGGTAGCTCAAG TAAAGATCTAAATCTGGTTACAGTTGGATTACCGCCAGCATGGGTGGATGTGTCTGAAGAAATATCAGCAAATGTGCAGCGCGCCAGAACAAAAATGGTAGAGTTGGCCAAGGCTCATGCAAAGGCTTTAATGCCATCATTTGGTGACGGTAAGGAAGAACAACGTGCTATCGAGTCCCTAACATACGAGATAACTGACTTGATAAAGAGATCAGAGAAGAGACTGCAGAGACTTTCTGCTGGTGGGCCATCTGAGGATTCCAACGTGAGGAAGAATGTGCAG CGTTCTCTTGCTACCGACCTTCAGAACTTGTCTGTAGAGCTCCGCAAGAAACAATCAACATATTTGAAGCGCCTAAGGCAACAAAAGGAG GGTCCAGACGGGGTTGATTTAGAGATCAACATGAATGGAAGTAAATCCACATATGAAGATGATGACCTGGATAATATG ATATTTAATGAACATCAAATGGCCAAGCTGAAGAAAACTGAAGCATTCACAgtggaaagagaaaaagaaattcaGCAG GTTGTAGAATCTGTAAACGAGCTTGCTCAAATTATGAAGGATTTATCAGTCCTAGTCATTGACCAG GGTACGATTGTTGATAGAATAGACTACAACATTCAGAATGTAGCCACTACAGTTGAAGATGGCCTTAAACAGCTTCAGAAG GCAGAGAGAAACCAGAAAAAGGGGGGCATGGTGATGTGTGCGACGGTGCTGCTCATCATGTGCCTTGTTATGTTGGTTCTCTTAATCCTTAAGGAAATTATCTTGTGA